The following are encoded in a window of Primulina eburnea isolate SZY01 chromosome 4, ASM2296580v1, whole genome shotgun sequence genomic DNA:
- the LOC140830999 gene encoding uncharacterized protein, whose protein sequence is MSAKISSRYINLHVKDCSNLHLPCLRPRSLSQGHCRTCIDQSQLFLKFNSKYGISTAITISRNFVPRASSSPDPSTSPWKKWLLGILLTVILPAVGYQGGIFVGLKARIDKAIEKVEQLTEVVEEIAEETDKIVEEVEAKLPGDSKLKQTLDKFDNLAKKAVDEAKQAEDIIHKVRDVEEEVEEALLKASKDEIKK, encoded by the exons ATGAGTGCCAAAATCTCAAGCCGCTACATCAACCTTCATGTTAAAGATTGCAGCAATCTCCATCTTCCATGTCTTCGGCCGCGCAGCCTGTCTCAGGGACATTGTAGGACTTGTATCGATCAATCTCAGCTGTTCCTGAAATTCAACTCAAAATATGGGATTTCTAC GGCTATCACTATTTCAAGGAACTTTGTACCCAGGGCATCATCTTCTCCAGATCCTTCTACCTCGCCATG GAAAAAATGGTTGTTAGGCATACTACTAACAGTGATTCTACCTGCAGTTGGCTACCAAGGAGGAATCTTTGTAGGGCTTAAAG CGAGGATCGACAAAGCCATAGAGAAGGTGGAGCAATTGACGGAAGTGGTTGAAGAGATAGCGGAGGAAACGGACAAGATCGTGGAGGAGGTGGAGGCGAAGCTCCCCGGAGACTCCAAGCTTAAGCAAACCCTGGATAAATTCGATAATCTTGCTAAAAAAGCAGTCGATGAAGCCAAACAAGCTGAAGACATCATTCACAAG GTAAGAGATGTGGAGGAAGAGGTAGAAGAAGCGTTGTTGAAAGCTAGTAAAGATGAAATTAAAAAGTAG